The following coding sequences lie in one Xanthomonas hyacinthi genomic window:
- a CDS encoding GspE/PulE family protein — translation MGMDVGQEGEVVALAPVAPRLAPEEIRQARLQALAGEASSWLEQLQVQRGLDDATFLQALSAQSGLEAMRGQALFAAIPDFDVLSYVECSRRQCVPVRAGVDGTLTLVLADPYSEEIAQWARVQLSDAYEARLAHVSDIQALLAGAEQAVRATEQQLGEQLEDTDGSEGEIVSLEAIEADSSPVIRTVSSILYDALKQRASDIHLKSNPGGMSVKFRLDGVLVGVSEIRGGDMAQRLISRIKVMSMLDIAERRVPQDGRFRVRSKAGQVDFRVSIMPSIHGEDAVLRLLDRSSLTGGQEKVLRLTDLSLETTAMTTLRRLVAQPYGMILVTGPTGSGKTTTLYAALQEINHGHENIITIEDPVEYQLAGVLQIPVNEKKGLSFARGLRSILRHDPDKIMVGEVRDEETAQISVQAALTGHLVLTTIHANSIFDVVGRLLHMGVDAYSLSSAVVGIWAQRLLRLNCPQCVRPYQPDADQLAVSNLSADDLHGHVLQAGAGCSHCRGSGYKGRQVVAEYMTMNDRLRDLVATKAPVSALRQEAARQGSQNLREAAVALFLAGRTTLAEVNRVTFADA, via the coding sequence ATGGGGATGGATGTGGGACAGGAAGGGGAGGTTGTCGCGCTGGCGCCGGTCGCACCACGCCTGGCTCCCGAAGAGATCCGGCAGGCGCGCTTGCAGGCGTTGGCTGGCGAGGCATCGTCGTGGCTGGAACAGTTGCAGGTGCAGCGTGGGCTGGACGACGCAACGTTCCTGCAGGCGCTGTCCGCGCAGTCCGGACTGGAGGCGATGCGCGGCCAGGCGTTATTCGCCGCCATTCCCGACTTCGACGTATTGAGCTACGTCGAATGCAGCAGGCGCCAATGCGTCCCGGTGCGAGCGGGCGTCGACGGAACGTTGACGCTGGTTCTCGCCGATCCGTATTCGGAGGAGATCGCGCAGTGGGCGCGTGTGCAGCTGAGCGACGCCTACGAGGCAAGGCTGGCGCACGTAAGCGACATCCAGGCGCTGCTGGCGGGGGCCGAGCAGGCGGTGCGCGCCACCGAGCAGCAACTCGGCGAGCAGCTCGAGGACACAGACGGCAGCGAAGGTGAAATCGTCTCGCTGGAGGCGATCGAGGCCGACTCCAGCCCAGTGATCCGCACGGTCAGTTCCATTCTCTACGATGCGCTCAAGCAGCGCGCCTCGGACATCCACCTCAAGTCCAACCCGGGTGGGATGAGCGTGAAGTTCCGCCTCGACGGCGTGCTGGTCGGCGTGTCCGAGATCCGCGGCGGCGACATGGCGCAGCGCCTGATCTCGCGCATCAAGGTCATGTCGATGCTCGACATCGCCGAGCGCCGCGTGCCGCAGGACGGCCGCTTTCGCGTCCGCAGCAAGGCCGGCCAGGTCGACTTCCGTGTGTCGATCATGCCCAGCATCCATGGCGAAGACGCGGTACTGCGACTGCTCGACCGCAGTTCGCTGACGGGCGGCCAGGAGAAGGTTCTGCGCTTGACCGACCTCTCGTTGGAAACCACGGCGATGACCACGCTGCGGCGACTGGTGGCCCAGCCCTACGGCATGATCCTGGTCACCGGACCCACCGGCTCGGGCAAGACCACCACGCTGTACGCGGCGCTGCAGGAAATCAACCACGGCCACGAGAACATCATCACCATCGAGGACCCGGTGGAATACCAGCTCGCCGGCGTGCTGCAGATCCCGGTCAACGAAAAGAAGGGCCTGAGCTTCGCCCGCGGCCTGCGCTCGATCCTGCGCCACGACCCGGACAAGATCATGGTCGGCGAGGTGCGCGACGAGGAGACGGCGCAGATCTCGGTGCAGGCCGCGCTGACGGGCCACCTCGTCCTCACGACCATCCACGCCAACAGCATCTTCGACGTGGTCGGGCGGTTGCTGCACATGGGCGTGGATGCCTACAGCCTGTCTTCTGCAGTGGTCGGCATCTGGGCGCAACGCCTGTTGCGCCTGAATTGCCCGCAATGCGTGCGTCCCTACCAGCCCGACGCCGACCAGCTCGCCGTGTCCAACCTGAGTGCCGACGACCTGCACGGCCATGTGCTGCAGGCGGGTGCAGGTTGCTCGCACTGCCGCGGTAGCGGCTACAAGGGCCGTCAGGTCGTGGCCGAGTACATGACCATGAACGATCGCCTGCGCGATTTGGTGGCGACCAAGGCGCCAGTCAGCGCTTTACGCCAGGAAGCGGCGCGGCAGGGCAGCCAGAACCTGCGCGAAGCCGCCGTGGCGCTGTTCCTGGCCGGCCGCACCACGCTGGCCGAAGTCAACCGCGTGACCTTTGCCGATGCCTGA
- a CDS encoding type II secretion system F family protein, which translates to MPAPTTTSSRWARTAARAARARTRTSERGAETVKHRVQVALGAQSRWLEVEADSIEAAHAQAARSGVRVLRVVPVGQAAAPERVRFSPGIFLEEAVTLLRAGLNIVEVIETLHRKEADPGFREVLARILTKLRQGASFSVAMAAESSLFPPVLVAGVAASETAGGLAETLERYLEYDVRIGQIRRKVTASAIYPLLLLVVGGGVILFLIGYVVPKFATILNDSARPVGMGTRVLLWCGTTLQTHPWIVATLLAGAAAGVAWLVTQRSGRELLLRAVARIPVLAGILLNLGLSRFYRTLALLLHSGIPLVPALEMVRGVLGPVQADEVGQALSRLRSGQMFSESLAGTSMVPPIAESLLRVGERSGALAGMSDKLASFLDLELDRRVETFSRLFEPLLMTGIGLVIGAIVVLMYAPIFDLVGSVG; encoded by the coding sequence GTGCCGGCACCGACTACGACATCGTCTCGCTGGGCAAGGACGGCCGCGCGGGCGGCGAGGGCGAGGACGCGGACATCGGAGCGGGGGGCTGAAACGGTGAAACACCGTGTACAGGTCGCGCTCGGCGCGCAGTCGCGCTGGCTGGAGGTCGAGGCCGACAGCATCGAGGCCGCACATGCGCAGGCTGCCCGGAGCGGCGTGCGCGTGCTGCGCGTGGTGCCGGTGGGCCAGGCCGCAGCACCGGAACGCGTGCGTTTCTCGCCCGGGATTTTCCTGGAGGAGGCGGTGACCCTGCTGCGCGCTGGCCTGAATATCGTCGAGGTGATCGAGACCTTGCACCGCAAGGAGGCCGATCCCGGCTTCCGCGAGGTGCTCGCGCGGATACTGACCAAACTGCGTCAGGGCGCGAGTTTCTCCGTGGCGATGGCCGCAGAGTCCAGCCTGTTCCCGCCGGTGCTGGTCGCCGGTGTGGCGGCGAGCGAGACTGCAGGTGGCCTGGCGGAGACGCTTGAGCGCTATCTGGAATACGACGTGCGCATCGGCCAGATCCGCCGCAAGGTCACAGCCAGCGCAATCTATCCATTGCTGCTGCTGGTCGTCGGTGGCGGCGTGATCCTGTTCCTGATCGGCTATGTGGTGCCGAAGTTCGCCACGATCCTGAACGATTCCGCGCGTCCGGTCGGCATGGGCACGCGTGTGTTGCTGTGGTGCGGGACGACGCTGCAGACCCATCCCTGGATCGTCGCCACGCTGTTGGCCGGTGCGGCCGCTGGCGTGGCCTGGCTGGTGACCCAGCGCAGCGGCCGGGAACTGTTGCTGCGCGCGGTTGCGCGCATCCCCGTGCTCGCCGGCATCCTGCTCAACCTGGGGCTGTCGCGCTTCTACCGCACGCTTGCGCTGCTGTTGCACAGCGGCATTCCGCTGGTACCGGCATTGGAGATGGTACGCGGCGTGCTTGGGCCGGTGCAGGCCGACGAGGTCGGGCAGGCCTTGTCACGGTTGCGGAGCGGGCAGATGTTCAGCGAGTCGCTGGCTGGCACCAGCATGGTGCCGCCGATCGCCGAGAGCCTGTTGCGCGTTGGCGAGCGCAGCGGCGCCCTGGCCGGCATGAGCGACAAGCTGGCCAGCTTCCTGGATCTGGAACTGGACCGTCGGGTGGAGACGTTCTCCCGACTGTTCGAGCCGTTGTTGATGACCGGGATCGGTCTGGTCATCGGCGCGATCGTGGTGTTGATGTATGCACCGATCTTCGACCTGGTAGGCAGCGTGGGCTGA
- the gspG gene encoding type II secretion system major pseudopilin GspG: MKTLVLPARRGVHGFTLMELLVVVVIIGLLVALVAPRYFQQIGKSERTAAANQIDALRKATDSYRMDMGRFPRAEEGLAALVQRPEGDARWNGPYMQKAVPLDPWGNAYLYRIPGAGTDYDIVSLGKDGRAGGEGEDADIGAGG, translated from the coding sequence ATGAAGACTCTCGTTCTGCCCGCGCGCCGCGGCGTGCATGGCTTCACCCTGATGGAACTGCTTGTGGTGGTGGTGATCATCGGCTTGCTGGTGGCGTTGGTGGCGCCGCGCTATTTCCAGCAGATCGGCAAGTCCGAGCGCACCGCGGCGGCAAACCAGATCGATGCCTTGCGCAAGGCAACCGATTCGTACCGCATGGACATGGGGCGCTTCCCACGGGCGGAGGAAGGCCTGGCCGCACTCGTGCAGCGACCGGAAGGCGATGCGCGCTGGAACGGCCCATATATGCAGAAGGCGGTGCCGCTGGATCCATGGGGCAATGCCTATCTCTACCGGATTCCCGGTGCCGGCACCGACTACGACATCGTCTCGCTGGGCAAGGACGGCCGCGCGGGCGGCGAGGGCGAGGACGCGGACATCGGAGCGGGGGGCTGA
- a CDS encoding RHS repeat-associated core domain-containing protein, producing MSGTGLRGMIFGNRSASSLLVTFLVLVGLLLAPGVGHAQATYSLGSSGTMGLGSPNGEFTVAQDDLVVKVPSGYARINRDYDGQQWVFNRQWSGLGDPSFYRSSYASIGAFYSCTIVDGISSCDSTAVAGQSVASLQPIVQGVRVLNDPGFGRDADGHPRLQSSIESVARKGVGFNRSTDGSSYVSSKYPRFLVRPQQVPMLPASAGPDAHPVSGKPGQGGVATTLVEGYRWTDRSGEWIEYDQYGRITSYGDRNDVRVWFQYGSHGQIERMLDDNGRTVFTLLYKDGGQFITEARDHTGTSLRRVQYHYTDNGYMDRVVDARGGETRFEYGRSTGAMPPGGGGLPSSDNPVYSITKVTDAEGRVLKVEYGPTERISSITAPDAGKTEIEYGYDKLKKEFSTTIKYPRTNSGQKIETSHYDAEGRMVYRDVNGKVLLSAQGGARTMAYTDARGATVTVNRDNFDQVTSKTNSDGSTVRYTYGSGSLDLKEAVDEAGVSSLMSYDSRGNLTKLQAAAGKPEEQVTEYTVNARGEPQTIVRKGGAKPNGGADPDVEIGLTYDASGNVTELVDGEGKVWKYVYDPLGNLASALDPLNHETLYTYDAHGNRLTATDSNGLVTRFSYDATDRLLTATDPRGQVYRMTYDAAGRPTGIIDPTGATSTRDYDAAGRPVRTVDPVNQQVQFVYDAMDRLSQVIDGNGDATSAMYTDVDGTDHGSDLVSKVQYPTFQQLLRYNSRQGVTQMAEVVDGTTRSTQLGYDPRGLTTSSIDAYGKSQSTQYDALGRLTTGTDELGHSIALSYDHRGNLIQATDELGHATRLEYDRRDKLVKETNAVGESTTYTYDDAGRLQGIQRPNGTRLAFQFDAGGRLTERRSYRADGSLELTDSFTWDGGNRLTGWSTGTASSTSTYDEANRLLNETVTVDGVALTRSYAYYANGQVKTYTGPDGVALAYAYDGNGALASVDIPGEGSMSVVERTWSEARKVILPGGTVQQIDRNGLLDPTRLQVKRPNQTMAFDQESRYGLRGEVLSRTTQGLDVDYTYDDALRLIKADPSSGATETFSLDAAGNRVSDNVVTSSWQYDEANRLLRRGTVTYQYDAAGNLILKTDTAVAEPRRTTHYAYDAYNRLIEVRDGADQAVARYAYDPFGYRLSKEVTAAGAANTGASQGKRLFLQGEEGLLAEVDAAGTVIQSYGWDPEGTYSTSPLFLHNGQGYFYYHNDPLGQPRMLTNKDGAVVWEASRVSAFGSVSVAPGYTVEQPWRLPGQYYDAETGLHYNLHRYYDAEGGRYVTADPAGLTGGLNAYVYGEARPTALIDPYGLWTERPDTGNWLADHTFGYIYQLTDGADVPGWLANGGAGFGDAVTTIPFTDISLTRKFREWQDIGSINYCSDAYRNGGYLGDAATLAAGGLGGAKALPKLAKRLSNSTKGNIGEWLSYFNNRLKGSTLVDEQVKLTGFKTVFDSVWRDFRGATYYVESKFGKSGLTKPQREAQKILGEKYRVERWDYPFIEKVGGGAGAAGGAAAAAARDDACGCN from the coding sequence ATGAGCGGCACTGGATTGCGCGGAATGATCTTTGGCAACCGGAGCGCATCTTCGCTCCTCGTGACATTTCTGGTGCTTGTCGGATTACTGTTGGCACCCGGCGTCGGCCACGCCCAGGCAACGTATTCACTGGGAAGCAGCGGCACCATGGGATTGGGCAGTCCGAATGGCGAGTTCACGGTCGCCCAGGACGACTTGGTCGTGAAGGTGCCGAGTGGATACGCCCGCATCAACCGCGACTATGACGGGCAGCAGTGGGTGTTCAACCGGCAGTGGTCCGGCCTGGGCGACCCCTCCTTCTACCGTTCGAGCTATGCCTCGATCGGCGCGTTCTATTCGTGCACGATCGTCGATGGGATCAGCAGTTGCGACAGTACTGCAGTGGCGGGCCAGTCCGTGGCCTCGCTCCAGCCGATCGTCCAAGGCGTCAGGGTACTGAACGACCCCGGCTTCGGCCGCGACGCCGATGGTCATCCACGATTGCAAAGCAGCATCGAGTCCGTCGCCCGCAAAGGCGTAGGATTCAACCGCAGTACGGATGGCAGTTCCTATGTCAGCAGCAAGTACCCGCGCTTCTTGGTGCGGCCGCAGCAGGTACCGATGCTGCCAGCCAGTGCCGGCCCGGATGCACATCCGGTCAGCGGAAAGCCGGGACAGGGAGGAGTAGCGACCACGCTGGTCGAGGGCTATCGCTGGACCGACCGCAGTGGAGAGTGGATCGAGTACGATCAGTACGGCCGGATCACCAGTTACGGCGACCGCAATGACGTTCGCGTGTGGTTCCAATACGGCAGCCACGGCCAGATCGAGCGGATGCTGGACGACAACGGCCGCACGGTGTTCACGCTCCTGTACAAGGATGGCGGCCAGTTCATCACAGAGGCGCGCGACCACACCGGCACAAGCCTGCGCCGGGTGCAGTATCACTACACCGACAACGGGTACATGGACCGCGTCGTCGATGCGCGCGGTGGCGAGACCCGGTTCGAATACGGCAGATCGACGGGGGCGATGCCGCCGGGGGGCGGCGGCCTGCCGTCGTCGGATAATCCGGTCTACTCGATCACCAAGGTGACCGATGCCGAAGGCCGCGTGCTCAAGGTCGAGTATGGCCCCACCGAGCGGATCTCAAGTATCACGGCGCCGGATGCCGGCAAGACCGAGATCGAGTACGGTTACGACAAACTGAAGAAAGAATTCAGCACCACGATCAAGTACCCGCGAACCAATTCCGGTCAGAAGATCGAGACAAGCCACTACGACGCCGAAGGACGAATGGTCTATCGGGACGTCAACGGCAAGGTCCTGCTGAGCGCACAAGGCGGGGCCCGCACCATGGCCTACACCGACGCGCGTGGCGCCACGGTCACGGTCAATCGCGACAATTTCGACCAGGTCACCAGCAAGACGAACTCGGATGGCAGCACCGTCCGCTACACCTATGGCAGCGGATCGCTGGACCTGAAAGAGGCCGTGGACGAGGCAGGCGTGAGCAGCCTGATGAGCTACGACAGCCGCGGCAATCTCACCAAGCTCCAGGCTGCAGCAGGCAAGCCGGAAGAACAGGTGACCGAGTACACGGTCAATGCACGGGGTGAACCGCAGACCATCGTCCGCAAAGGCGGGGCGAAACCCAATGGAGGTGCCGATCCTGACGTGGAAATCGGATTGACCTACGATGCCAGCGGCAACGTCACAGAGCTGGTCGATGGCGAAGGAAAGGTCTGGAAGTACGTGTACGACCCACTGGGGAACCTTGCCAGTGCGCTTGATCCCCTGAACCACGAAACGCTTTATACCTACGATGCACATGGCAACCGTCTTACCGCGACCGACTCAAACGGTCTGGTAACCCGCTTTTCCTATGACGCGACGGATCGTCTTTTGACCGCCACCGATCCGCGTGGTCAGGTCTACCGCATGACCTATGACGCGGCGGGGCGCCCCACTGGCATAATTGACCCCACTGGCGCCACCTCTACCCGGGATTACGACGCAGCGGGACGCCCGGTGCGTACCGTCGACCCGGTGAACCAGCAGGTTCAGTTCGTCTACGACGCGATGGATCGCCTCAGCCAGGTCATCGATGGCAATGGCGATGCCACCAGCGCCATGTATACCGACGTTGATGGCACCGACCACGGTTCCGATCTGGTCAGCAAGGTGCAATATCCCACCTTTCAGCAACTGCTGCGCTATAACAGCAGGCAGGGCGTGACACAGATGGCGGAGGTGGTGGATGGCACGACCCGGAGCACTCAGCTAGGCTACGATCCACGAGGTCTGACTACGTCCAGTATCGACGCTTATGGCAAAAGCCAGTCGACGCAGTACGACGCGCTGGGTAGGCTAACCACCGGTACCGATGAGTTGGGCCACTCGATAGCATTGTCCTACGATCACCGTGGCAACCTGATCCAGGCGACCGATGAGCTGGGTCATGCGACACGCCTGGAGTACGACCGCCGCGACAAGCTGGTCAAGGAAACCAATGCGGTCGGCGAATCCACGACCTACACCTATGACGACGCGGGCCGGCTGCAGGGCATCCAGCGGCCCAATGGCACGCGGCTGGCTTTTCAGTTCGACGCCGGCGGACGCCTGACCGAGCGTCGTTCATACCGGGCAGACGGTAGCCTGGAATTGACCGACAGCTTCACTTGGGATGGAGGCAATCGCCTGACCGGCTGGAGCACGGGGACGGCAAGCAGTACGTCCACATACGATGAAGCCAACCGATTGCTCAACGAGACGGTTACCGTCGATGGGGTGGCGTTGACTCGCAGCTACGCGTATTACGCCAATGGCCAGGTCAAGACCTATACCGGGCCGGATGGCGTGGCGCTGGCGTATGCCTATGATGGCAACGGTGCACTGGCCAGCGTGGATATCCCCGGCGAAGGTTCCATGAGTGTCGTGGAGCGGACGTGGAGCGAAGCGCGCAAAGTGATACTGCCTGGGGGGACGGTGCAGCAGATCGACCGCAACGGGCTACTGGATCCTACCCGGCTGCAGGTCAAACGCCCCAATCAGACCATGGCGTTCGACCAGGAAAGCCGGTACGGCCTGCGCGGGGAAGTTCTCAGTCGCACCACTCAGGGGCTGGACGTCGACTACACCTACGACGATGCCTTGCGCCTGATCAAGGCCGATCCCTCCAGCGGTGCGACCGAGACCTTCAGCCTGGATGCCGCGGGAAACCGGGTGAGCGACAACGTGGTGACCAGTTCTTGGCAATACGACGAAGCCAACCGCTTGCTCCGGCGTGGCACGGTCACCTATCAATACGACGCGGCTGGAAACCTGATCCTCAAGACCGATACCGCAGTGGCTGAGCCGAGGCGGACGACGCACTACGCGTACGACGCCTATAACCGACTGATCGAAGTACGCGATGGTGCCGACCAGGCAGTCGCGCGCTATGCTTATGACCCCTTCGGGTATCGTCTGAGCAAGGAGGTCACCGCTGCAGGAGCCGCGAATACCGGTGCGAGCCAGGGCAAGCGCCTGTTCCTGCAAGGGGAAGAGGGCCTGTTGGCCGAAGTCGATGCTGCTGGAACGGTGATCCAGAGCTATGGCTGGGATCCCGAGGGTACCTACAGCACCTCGCCGCTGTTCCTACACAATGGTCAAGGCTATTTCTACTACCACAACGACCCGCTGGGCCAGCCGCGGATGCTGACGAACAAGGATGGCGCGGTGGTTTGGGAAGCGAGCCGGGTCAGCGCCTTCGGCTCGGTGTCGGTGGCTCCTGGGTATACGGTGGAGCAGCCGTGGCGGCTGCCGGGGCAATATTACGATGCCGAAACCGGCCTGCACTACAACCTGCATCGGTACTACGACGCAGAAGGCGGCAGGTATGTCACGGCTGATCCAGCCGGATTGACAGGAGGGCTGAATGCCTATGTCTATGGTGAAGCGCGTCCTACCGCATTGATTGATCCATATGGCCTGTGGACCGAGCGTCCCGATACGGGGAATTGGCTCGCCGACCATACATTCGGATACATCTATCAACTGACGGATGGCGCGGATGTACCAGGTTGGCTGGCGAATGGCGGTGCAGGATTTGGTGATGCGGTTACTACGATTCCATTCACTGATATCAGCCTTACAAGAAAATTCAGAGAGTGGCAGGACATTGGATCTATTAACTACTGCTCGGATGCTTACAGGAACGGGGGATACCTGGGCGATGCAGCCACACTCGCAGCTGGCGGGCTGGGAGGAGCTAAAGCCCTCCCTAAACTTGCCAAGAGACTTTCAAATTCAACAAAGGGTAACATTGGTGAGTGGCTATCTTATTTCAACAATAGATTGAAGGGCAGTACATTGGTTGATGAGCAAGTGAAACTTACTGGATTTAAAACTGTATTTGATAGCGTCTGGAGGGATTTTCGTGGAGCCACCTACTATGTGGAGTCTAAATTCGGTAAATCGGGCTTAACGAAACCGCAGAGGGAGGCGCAAAAAATACTTGGTGAAAAGTATCGGGTTGAACGATGGGATTACCCATTTATTGAGAAGGTTGGCGGTGGAGCTGGTGCAGCGGGAGGGGCAGCAGCCGCAGCAGCACGCGATGATGCATGCGGCTGTAATTAA